The following is a genomic window from Salinibacterium sp. UTAS2018.
AGTACGAATCATTTCGGTATTACTTCTTTCGTCGAATCCAGAACCATCGCGCTGCGATGACTCCGGCAAAAAAGGCGATGCCAATTCCGGCACCGATAAAACTGGTGACAACGAGCGGGCTTAAGCTCGGTGTCGAATTTTCTGCAGTGGTTGTCGCCGCGTCATTCTCAGCCAAGGCTTCCTCGTCGAGCCCAAAAGTGGCCCCCGGAGTCTCCTGACCGACCGCAAATTCGAAGCTGCCCGAAATCGGGTGGCCATCGCTCGACACCACACGCCACCGCACCTGATAGCTGCCATCGGGCAGGTCGGGAAGCAGTGGTTGCACGGCGGTGCGTCTCGTCACCTGCATGGGTCCGCTGACCCAGTCGGTGCCGTCGGCATCCACCACCATGGCGAGTTGAGTGATGTCCATCAGTTCACCCGTGAATTCGAGAGTGATCTCGGTGGGCGCGACCTCAAGCACCTCGCTCTCATTCGGAGTCTGCTCGATGATCTGATCATGAGCGGACGCCACCTGAGGCAACGCGAACACGAGCAGAGCAGCAAGAAACGCTCCCCCGAGTACGCGCGTACAAGTACGCAGATACGTCATCTGAGTTGTCAGCTTTCCGTTGTCATTGCGGAAGCGCGCGCCGTGCCATCACGACAGGCGCGTGCGACCGCGCAGGGGCAGCACAAGACCACCGCACTGCAGA
Proteins encoded in this region:
- a CDS encoding copper resistance CopC family protein, encoding MTYLRTCTRVLGGAFLAALLVFALPQVASAHDQIIEQTPNESEVLEVAPTEITLEFTGELMDITQLAMVVDADGTDWVSGPMQVTRRTAVQPLLPDLPDGSYQVRWRVVSSDGHPISGSFEFAVGQETPGATFGLDEEALAENDAATTTAENSTPSLSPLVVTSFIGAGIGIAFFAGVIAARWFWIRRKK